A portion of the Bactrocera neohumeralis isolate Rockhampton chromosome 2, APGP_CSIRO_Bneo_wtdbg2-racon-allhic-juicebox.fasta_v2, whole genome shotgun sequence genome contains these proteins:
- the LOC126752895 gene encoding ATP synthase subunit beta, mitochondrial isoform X5 codes for MWLAVDVWMCTASILNLCAISLDRYVAVTRPVAYPSIMSTKRAKSLIAGVWVLSFVICFPPLVGWKDQKSIIQSVYTRENYTHFYTTTVVSVQRSVQLKQMQQLRFPYNRTHMSLDATPDILMSDTEGFNYQDPAQESLESGEYMESSKFFYEKSFCSAKCELTNDRGYVLYSALGSFYIPMFVMLFFYWRIYKAAVRTTRAIKQGFKTTKALIAYFQVFGFTNNTSKKLSLPLKTYFHQRYRKKEIVFNHIYTIFSLKEPPGKETACDDAEEENNRAIRDESGNLNKKTSDAHNKNKIHSKEAAIGKIFAIIGPVVDVIFEENVPDVMNAMLVPEYPNGKLVLEVFHHLGNGIVRSVAMDSTEGLRRGQKVIDTGYPIRVPVGKSCLGRILNVVGDPIDERGPIKSDYHSFIHADPPEMIELNVNPTLLETGIKVIDLLAPYVKGGKIGLFGGAGVGKTVLIMELINNVAKKHGGYSVFVGAGERTREGNDLYMEMIESKVISIEDDSSKVALVYGQMNEPPGARSRVVLTGLTIAEYFRDIDGQDVLLFIDNIFRFTQAGAEVSALLGRIPSAVGYQPTLGTDMGSMQERITSTTNGSITSVQAVYVPADDLTDPAPAATFAHLDATTVLSRATAELGIYPAVDPLDSTSRIMDPAIVGEEHYNVARGVQKTLQSYKSLQDIIAILGMDELSEDDKLIVARARKIQRFLSQPFQVAEVFTGHPGIMVPIEKTVEGFKSILNGEMDDLPEIAFYMVGDINDSIAKAKNLAMSMSIEK; via the exons ATGTGGCTTGCTGTAGATGTATGGATGTGCACAGCATCCATATTGAACTTATGCGCAATATCTTTAGATAGATATGTAGCCGTTACCCGTCCGGTTGCCTACCCGAGTATAATGTCAACAAAACGGGCTAAATCATTGATTGCTGGAGTTTGGGTGCTTTCATTTGTTATATGCTTTCCCCCACTTGTTGGCTGGAAGGATCAAAAG TCGATAATACAGTCAGTGTACACACGAGAAAATTACACCCATTTCTATACTACAACTGTTGTATCTGTTCAGCGTAGTGTGCAATTAAAGCAAATGCAGCAGTTACGATTTCCATACAATCGGACGCACATGTCATTAGATGCAACACCTGACATATTAATGTCAGATACCGAGGGTTTTAATTACCAAGATCCAGCGCAGGAATCTTTAGAGAGTGGAGAATATATGGAGAGTTCAAAATTCTTCTATGAAAAGTCATTTTGTTCTGCAAAGTGTGAATTGACAAATGATCGCGGTTATGTTTTATACTCGGCATTGGGATCATTCTACATCCCGATGTTTGTGATGCTCTTTTTTTATTGGCGCATATACAAAGCAGCAGTGAGAACTACACGAGCAATAAAACAGGGCTTCAAGACCACAAAGG CACTTATCGCATA CTTTCAAGTTTTCGGATTTACGAATAACACAAGCAAGAAACTTTCGTTACCCCTTAAGACTTACTTCCACCAACGGTATCGTAAAAAGGAAATTGTGTTCAACCA taTATACACAATTTTCTCTTTGAAAGAGCCACCTGGTAAAGAAACGGCATGCGATGAtgcagaagaagaaaataatcgAGCTATTCGGGATGAATCGGGAAATCTCAATAAGAAAACCAGTGAtgcacataataaaaataaaatacattccAAAGAAGCGgctattggaaaaatttttgctATAATAGGTCCCGTAGTGGATgtgatttttgaagaaaatgtaCCAGATGTTATGAATGCAATGCTTGTACCAGAATATCCAAATGGGAAATTAGTTCTGGAA GTTTTTCATCATCTTGGTAATGGTATTGTGCGTTCCGTAGCAATGGATAGCACAGAGGGTCTACGTAGGGGACAAAAAGTTATAGATACTGGATATCCAATCAGAGTGCCTGTAGGAAAGTCATGTTTAGGTCGGATTTTGAATGTTGTTGGAGATCCCATTGATGAACGCGGTCCCATCAAATCAGATTATCATTCCTTCATACATGCAGATCCGCCGGAAATGATTGAATTGAATGTGAACCCCACATTACTTGAAACTGGAATAAAG GTAATTGATCTCTTGGCACCATATGTAAAAGGAGGGAAAATTGGCCTCTTTGGGGGCGCCGGCGTTGGTAAAACGGTTCTTATAATGGAACTAAtcaacaatgttgctaaaaaACATGGAGGTTATTCCGTCTTTGTCGGAGCTGGTGAACGAACTCGAGAAGGAAATGATCTATATATGGAAATGATTGAATCTAAAGTAATTTCAATAGAAGATGATAGTTCCAAAGTAGCTTTGGTATATGGTCAAATGAATGAGCCCCCTGGCGCACGCTCACGCGTTGTATTAACTGGTCTAACAATAGCCGAGTACTTCCGTGATATTGATGGTCAGGATGTTCTATTATTTATTGACAATATATTTCGTTTTACTCAAGCGGGGGCTGAGGTATCCGCATTGTTGGGACGCATACCGTCTGCAGTTGGCTACCAGCCCACTCTAGGTACAGACATGG gTTCAATGCAAGAGCGTATTACGAGCACAACGAATGGTTCCATAACTTCAGTACAAGCAGTTTATGTGCCAGCTGACGATCTTACTGACCCAGCACCTGCCGCCACCTTTGCGCATTTAGATGCTACCACCGTATTGTCACGTGCTACTGCCGAATTGGGCATATATCCAGCCGTGGATCCTTTAGATTCGACATCGCGCATAATGGACCCAGCCATTGTAGGCGAAGAGCACTATAATGTAGCTAGAGGAGTACAAAAGACTCTTCAATCCTATAAATCACTTCAG GACATCATTGCAATTCTTGGTATGGACGAACTTTCAGAAGATGACAAATTAATAGTAGCACGCGCTCGAAAAATTCAGCGGTTTCTTTCGCAACCTTTTCAAGTAGCTGAAGTATTTACTGGTCATCCTGGAATTATGGTTCCAATTGAAAAGACAGTAGAAGGTTTTAAAAGTATTCTAAATGGTGAAATGGATGACTTACCTGAAATTGCATTCTATATGGTTGGCGATATAAATGATTCTATCGCTAAAGCCAAAAATTTAGCAATGTCTATGTCGATAGAGAAATAA
- the LOC126752895 gene encoding ATP synthase subunit beta, mitochondrial isoform X8 yields MTENIGQWMRYIIEIQRNSFQTMVFLCVRNELNQHLSHTFKFSDLRITQARNFRYPLRLTSTNGIVKRKLCSTKPPGKETACDDAEEENNRAIRDESGNLNKKTSDAHNKNKIHSKEAAIGKIFAIIGPVVDVIFEENVPDVMNAMLVPEYPNGKLVLEVFHHLGNGIVRSVAMDSTEGLRRGQKVIDTGYPIRVPVGKSCLGRILNVVGDPIDERGPIKSDYHSFIHADPPEMIELNVNPTLLETGIKVIDLLAPYVKGGKIGLFGGAGVGKTVLIMELINNVAKKHGGYSVFVGAGERTREGNDLYMEMIESKVISIEDDSSKVALVYGQMNEPPGARSRVVLTGLTIAEYFRDIDGQDVLLFIDNIFRFTQAGAEVSALLGRIPSAVGYQPTLGTDMGSMQERITSTTNGSITSVQAVYVPADDLTDPAPAATFAHLDATTVLSRATAELGIYPAVDPLDSTSRIMDPAIVGEEHYNVARGVQKTLQSYKSLQDIIAILGMDELSEDDKLIVARARKIQRFLSQPFQVAEVFTGHPGIMVPIEKTVEGFKSILNGEMDDLPEIAFYMVGDINDSIAKAKNLAMSMSIEK; encoded by the exons atgacagaaaatatcggtcaatggaTGAGgtacataattgaaattcagagaaattCTTTCCAGACAATGGTATTTCTGTGCGTCAGAAACGAGTTGAATCAG CACTTATCGCATA CTTTCAAGTTTTCGGATTTACGAATAACACAAGCAAGAAACTTTCGTTACCCCTTAAGACTTACTTCCACCAACGGTATCGTAAAAAGGAAATTGTGTTCAACCA AGCCACCTGGTAAAGAAACGGCATGCGATGAtgcagaagaagaaaataatcgAGCTATTCGGGATGAATCGGGAAATCTCAATAAGAAAACCAGTGAtgcacataataaaaataaaatacattccAAAGAAGCGgctattggaaaaatttttgctATAATAGGTCCCGTAGTGGATgtgatttttgaagaaaatgtaCCAGATGTTATGAATGCAATGCTTGTACCAGAATATCCAAATGGGAAATTAGTTCTGGAA GTTTTTCATCATCTTGGTAATGGTATTGTGCGTTCCGTAGCAATGGATAGCACAGAGGGTCTACGTAGGGGACAAAAAGTTATAGATACTGGATATCCAATCAGAGTGCCTGTAGGAAAGTCATGTTTAGGTCGGATTTTGAATGTTGTTGGAGATCCCATTGATGAACGCGGTCCCATCAAATCAGATTATCATTCCTTCATACATGCAGATCCGCCGGAAATGATTGAATTGAATGTGAACCCCACATTACTTGAAACTGGAATAAAG GTAATTGATCTCTTGGCACCATATGTAAAAGGAGGGAAAATTGGCCTCTTTGGGGGCGCCGGCGTTGGTAAAACGGTTCTTATAATGGAACTAAtcaacaatgttgctaaaaaACATGGAGGTTATTCCGTCTTTGTCGGAGCTGGTGAACGAACTCGAGAAGGAAATGATCTATATATGGAAATGATTGAATCTAAAGTAATTTCAATAGAAGATGATAGTTCCAAAGTAGCTTTGGTATATGGTCAAATGAATGAGCCCCCTGGCGCACGCTCACGCGTTGTATTAACTGGTCTAACAATAGCCGAGTACTTCCGTGATATTGATGGTCAGGATGTTCTATTATTTATTGACAATATATTTCGTTTTACTCAAGCGGGGGCTGAGGTATCCGCATTGTTGGGACGCATACCGTCTGCAGTTGGCTACCAGCCCACTCTAGGTACAGACATGG gTTCAATGCAAGAGCGTATTACGAGCACAACGAATGGTTCCATAACTTCAGTACAAGCAGTTTATGTGCCAGCTGACGATCTTACTGACCCAGCACCTGCCGCCACCTTTGCGCATTTAGATGCTACCACCGTATTGTCACGTGCTACTGCCGAATTGGGCATATATCCAGCCGTGGATCCTTTAGATTCGACATCGCGCATAATGGACCCAGCCATTGTAGGCGAAGAGCACTATAATGTAGCTAGAGGAGTACAAAAGACTCTTCAATCCTATAAATCACTTCAG GACATCATTGCAATTCTTGGTATGGACGAACTTTCAGAAGATGACAAATTAATAGTAGCACGCGCTCGAAAAATTCAGCGGTTTCTTTCGCAACCTTTTCAAGTAGCTGAAGTATTTACTGGTCATCCTGGAATTATGGTTCCAATTGAAAAGACAGTAGAAGGTTTTAAAAGTATTCTAAATGGTGAAATGGATGACTTACCTGAAATTGCATTCTATATGGTTGGCGATATAAATGATTCTATCGCTAAAGCCAAAAATTTAGCAATGTCTATGTCGATAGAGAAATAA
- the LOC126752895 gene encoding ATP synthase subunit beta, mitochondrial isoform X2, which yields MSIFFCESVVGNWCVELLSQGIHTCILQTGRGKQIKVIAAVFCSNKLRSVTNYLIVNLAVADLLVGLTVLPFSAIWEVFKIWIFGDVWCRMWLAVDVWMCTASILNLCAISLDRYVAVTRPVAYPSIMSTKRAKSLIAGVWVLSFVICFPPLVGWKDQKSIIQSVYTRENYTHFYTTTVVSVQRSVQLKQMQQLRFPYNRTHMSLDATPDILMSDTEGFNYQDPAQESLESGEYMESSKFFYEKSFCSAKCELTNDRGYVLYSALGSFYIPMFVMLFFYWRIYKAAVRTTRAIKQGFKTTKALIAYFQVFGFTNNTSKKLSLPLKTYFHQRYRKKEIVFNHIYTIFSLKEPPGKETACDDAEEENNRAIRDESGNLNKKTSDAHNKNKIHSKEAAIGKIFAIIGPVVDVIFEENVPDVMNAMLVPEYPNGKLVLEVFHHLGNGIVRSVAMDSTEGLRRGQKVIDTGYPIRVPVGKSCLGRILNVVGDPIDERGPIKSDYHSFIHADPPEMIELNVNPTLLETGIKVIDLLAPYVKGGKIGLFGGAGVGKTVLIMELINNVAKKHGGYSVFVGAGERTREGNDLYMEMIESKVISIEDDSSKVALVYGQMNEPPGARSRVVLTGLTIAEYFRDIDGQDVLLFIDNIFRFTQAGAEVSALLGRIPSAVGYQPTLGTDMGSMQERITSTTNGSITSVQAVYVPADDLTDPAPAATFAHLDATTVLSRATAELGIYPAVDPLDSTSRIMDPAIVGEEHYNVARGVQKTLQSYKSLQDIIAILGMDELSEDDKLIVARARKIQRFLSQPFQVAEVFTGHPGIMVPIEKTVEGFKSILNGEMDDLPEIAFYMVGDINDSIAKAKNLAMSMSIEK from the exons ATATGGATATTCGGTGATGTCTGGTGTCGTATGTGGCTTGCTGTAGATGTATGGATGTGCACAGCATCCATATTGAACTTATGCGCAATATCTTTAGATAGATATGTAGCCGTTACCCGTCCGGTTGCCTACCCGAGTATAATGTCAACAAAACGGGCTAAATCATTGATTGCTGGAGTTTGGGTGCTTTCATTTGTTATATGCTTTCCCCCACTTGTTGGCTGGAAGGATCAAAAG TCGATAATACAGTCAGTGTACACACGAGAAAATTACACCCATTTCTATACTACAACTGTTGTATCTGTTCAGCGTAGTGTGCAATTAAAGCAAATGCAGCAGTTACGATTTCCATACAATCGGACGCACATGTCATTAGATGCAACACCTGACATATTAATGTCAGATACCGAGGGTTTTAATTACCAAGATCCAGCGCAGGAATCTTTAGAGAGTGGAGAATATATGGAGAGTTCAAAATTCTTCTATGAAAAGTCATTTTGTTCTGCAAAGTGTGAATTGACAAATGATCGCGGTTATGTTTTATACTCGGCATTGGGATCATTCTACATCCCGATGTTTGTGATGCTCTTTTTTTATTGGCGCATATACAAAGCAGCAGTGAGAACTACACGAGCAATAAAACAGGGCTTCAAGACCACAAAGG CACTTATCGCATA CTTTCAAGTTTTCGGATTTACGAATAACACAAGCAAGAAACTTTCGTTACCCCTTAAGACTTACTTCCACCAACGGTATCGTAAAAAGGAAATTGTGTTCAACCA taTATACACAATTTTCTCTTTGAAAGAGCCACCTGGTAAAGAAACGGCATGCGATGAtgcagaagaagaaaataatcgAGCTATTCGGGATGAATCGGGAAATCTCAATAAGAAAACCAGTGAtgcacataataaaaataaaatacattccAAAGAAGCGgctattggaaaaatttttgctATAATAGGTCCCGTAGTGGATgtgatttttgaagaaaatgtaCCAGATGTTATGAATGCAATGCTTGTACCAGAATATCCAAATGGGAAATTAGTTCTGGAA GTTTTTCATCATCTTGGTAATGGTATTGTGCGTTCCGTAGCAATGGATAGCACAGAGGGTCTACGTAGGGGACAAAAAGTTATAGATACTGGATATCCAATCAGAGTGCCTGTAGGAAAGTCATGTTTAGGTCGGATTTTGAATGTTGTTGGAGATCCCATTGATGAACGCGGTCCCATCAAATCAGATTATCATTCCTTCATACATGCAGATCCGCCGGAAATGATTGAATTGAATGTGAACCCCACATTACTTGAAACTGGAATAAAG GTAATTGATCTCTTGGCACCATATGTAAAAGGAGGGAAAATTGGCCTCTTTGGGGGCGCCGGCGTTGGTAAAACGGTTCTTATAATGGAACTAAtcaacaatgttgctaaaaaACATGGAGGTTATTCCGTCTTTGTCGGAGCTGGTGAACGAACTCGAGAAGGAAATGATCTATATATGGAAATGATTGAATCTAAAGTAATTTCAATAGAAGATGATAGTTCCAAAGTAGCTTTGGTATATGGTCAAATGAATGAGCCCCCTGGCGCACGCTCACGCGTTGTATTAACTGGTCTAACAATAGCCGAGTACTTCCGTGATATTGATGGTCAGGATGTTCTATTATTTATTGACAATATATTTCGTTTTACTCAAGCGGGGGCTGAGGTATCCGCATTGTTGGGACGCATACCGTCTGCAGTTGGCTACCAGCCCACTCTAGGTACAGACATGG gTTCAATGCAAGAGCGTATTACGAGCACAACGAATGGTTCCATAACTTCAGTACAAGCAGTTTATGTGCCAGCTGACGATCTTACTGACCCAGCACCTGCCGCCACCTTTGCGCATTTAGATGCTACCACCGTATTGTCACGTGCTACTGCCGAATTGGGCATATATCCAGCCGTGGATCCTTTAGATTCGACATCGCGCATAATGGACCCAGCCATTGTAGGCGAAGAGCACTATAATGTAGCTAGAGGAGTACAAAAGACTCTTCAATCCTATAAATCACTTCAG GACATCATTGCAATTCTTGGTATGGACGAACTTTCAGAAGATGACAAATTAATAGTAGCACGCGCTCGAAAAATTCAGCGGTTTCTTTCGCAACCTTTTCAAGTAGCTGAAGTATTTACTGGTCATCCTGGAATTATGGTTCCAATTGAAAAGACAGTAGAAGGTTTTAAAAGTATTCTAAATGGTGAAATGGATGACTTACCTGAAATTGCATTCTATATGGTTGGCGATATAAATGATTCTATCGCTAAAGCCAAAAATTTAGCAATGTCTATGTCGATAGAGAAATAA
- the LOC126752895 gene encoding ATP synthase subunit beta, mitochondrial isoform X1, with amino-acid sequence MNRTECENMAASLRWSDPANIISLAILLFIILLVISGNSLVIAAVFCSNKLRSVTNYLIVNLAVADLLVGLTVLPFSAIWEVFKIWIFGDVWCRMWLAVDVWMCTASILNLCAISLDRYVAVTRPVAYPSIMSTKRAKSLIAGVWVLSFVICFPPLVGWKDQKSIIQSVYTRENYTHFYTTTVVSVQRSVQLKQMQQLRFPYNRTHMSLDATPDILMSDTEGFNYQDPAQESLESGEYMESSKFFYEKSFCSAKCELTNDRGYVLYSALGSFYIPMFVMLFFYWRIYKAAVRTTRAIKQGFKTTKALIAYFQVFGFTNNTSKKLSLPLKTYFHQRYRKKEIVFNHIYTIFSLKEPPGKETACDDAEEENNRAIRDESGNLNKKTSDAHNKNKIHSKEAAIGKIFAIIGPVVDVIFEENVPDVMNAMLVPEYPNGKLVLEVFHHLGNGIVRSVAMDSTEGLRRGQKVIDTGYPIRVPVGKSCLGRILNVVGDPIDERGPIKSDYHSFIHADPPEMIELNVNPTLLETGIKVIDLLAPYVKGGKIGLFGGAGVGKTVLIMELINNVAKKHGGYSVFVGAGERTREGNDLYMEMIESKVISIEDDSSKVALVYGQMNEPPGARSRVVLTGLTIAEYFRDIDGQDVLLFIDNIFRFTQAGAEVSALLGRIPSAVGYQPTLGTDMGSMQERITSTTNGSITSVQAVYVPADDLTDPAPAATFAHLDATTVLSRATAELGIYPAVDPLDSTSRIMDPAIVGEEHYNVARGVQKTLQSYKSLQDIIAILGMDELSEDDKLIVARARKIQRFLSQPFQVAEVFTGHPGIMVPIEKTVEGFKSILNGEMDDLPEIAFYMVGDINDSIAKAKNLAMSMSIEK; translated from the exons ATATGGATATTCGGTGATGTCTGGTGTCGTATGTGGCTTGCTGTAGATGTATGGATGTGCACAGCATCCATATTGAACTTATGCGCAATATCTTTAGATAGATATGTAGCCGTTACCCGTCCGGTTGCCTACCCGAGTATAATGTCAACAAAACGGGCTAAATCATTGATTGCTGGAGTTTGGGTGCTTTCATTTGTTATATGCTTTCCCCCACTTGTTGGCTGGAAGGATCAAAAG TCGATAATACAGTCAGTGTACACACGAGAAAATTACACCCATTTCTATACTACAACTGTTGTATCTGTTCAGCGTAGTGTGCAATTAAAGCAAATGCAGCAGTTACGATTTCCATACAATCGGACGCACATGTCATTAGATGCAACACCTGACATATTAATGTCAGATACCGAGGGTTTTAATTACCAAGATCCAGCGCAGGAATCTTTAGAGAGTGGAGAATATATGGAGAGTTCAAAATTCTTCTATGAAAAGTCATTTTGTTCTGCAAAGTGTGAATTGACAAATGATCGCGGTTATGTTTTATACTCGGCATTGGGATCATTCTACATCCCGATGTTTGTGATGCTCTTTTTTTATTGGCGCATATACAAAGCAGCAGTGAGAACTACACGAGCAATAAAACAGGGCTTCAAGACCACAAAGG CACTTATCGCATA CTTTCAAGTTTTCGGATTTACGAATAACACAAGCAAGAAACTTTCGTTACCCCTTAAGACTTACTTCCACCAACGGTATCGTAAAAAGGAAATTGTGTTCAACCA taTATACACAATTTTCTCTTTGAAAGAGCCACCTGGTAAAGAAACGGCATGCGATGAtgcagaagaagaaaataatcgAGCTATTCGGGATGAATCGGGAAATCTCAATAAGAAAACCAGTGAtgcacataataaaaataaaatacattccAAAGAAGCGgctattggaaaaatttttgctATAATAGGTCCCGTAGTGGATgtgatttttgaagaaaatgtaCCAGATGTTATGAATGCAATGCTTGTACCAGAATATCCAAATGGGAAATTAGTTCTGGAA GTTTTTCATCATCTTGGTAATGGTATTGTGCGTTCCGTAGCAATGGATAGCACAGAGGGTCTACGTAGGGGACAAAAAGTTATAGATACTGGATATCCAATCAGAGTGCCTGTAGGAAAGTCATGTTTAGGTCGGATTTTGAATGTTGTTGGAGATCCCATTGATGAACGCGGTCCCATCAAATCAGATTATCATTCCTTCATACATGCAGATCCGCCGGAAATGATTGAATTGAATGTGAACCCCACATTACTTGAAACTGGAATAAAG GTAATTGATCTCTTGGCACCATATGTAAAAGGAGGGAAAATTGGCCTCTTTGGGGGCGCCGGCGTTGGTAAAACGGTTCTTATAATGGAACTAAtcaacaatgttgctaaaaaACATGGAGGTTATTCCGTCTTTGTCGGAGCTGGTGAACGAACTCGAGAAGGAAATGATCTATATATGGAAATGATTGAATCTAAAGTAATTTCAATAGAAGATGATAGTTCCAAAGTAGCTTTGGTATATGGTCAAATGAATGAGCCCCCTGGCGCACGCTCACGCGTTGTATTAACTGGTCTAACAATAGCCGAGTACTTCCGTGATATTGATGGTCAGGATGTTCTATTATTTATTGACAATATATTTCGTTTTACTCAAGCGGGGGCTGAGGTATCCGCATTGTTGGGACGCATACCGTCTGCAGTTGGCTACCAGCCCACTCTAGGTACAGACATGG gTTCAATGCAAGAGCGTATTACGAGCACAACGAATGGTTCCATAACTTCAGTACAAGCAGTTTATGTGCCAGCTGACGATCTTACTGACCCAGCACCTGCCGCCACCTTTGCGCATTTAGATGCTACCACCGTATTGTCACGTGCTACTGCCGAATTGGGCATATATCCAGCCGTGGATCCTTTAGATTCGACATCGCGCATAATGGACCCAGCCATTGTAGGCGAAGAGCACTATAATGTAGCTAGAGGAGTACAAAAGACTCTTCAATCCTATAAATCACTTCAG GACATCATTGCAATTCTTGGTATGGACGAACTTTCAGAAGATGACAAATTAATAGTAGCACGCGCTCGAAAAATTCAGCGGTTTCTTTCGCAACCTTTTCAAGTAGCTGAAGTATTTACTGGTCATCCTGGAATTATGGTTCCAATTGAAAAGACAGTAGAAGGTTTTAAAAGTATTCTAAATGGTGAAATGGATGACTTACCTGAAATTGCATTCTATATGGTTGGCGATATAAATGATTCTATCGCTAAAGCCAAAAATTTAGCAATGTCTATGTCGATAGAGAAATAA
- the LOC126752895 gene encoding ATP synthase subunit beta, mitochondrial isoform X9 has product MFNEKITAFKFSDLRITQARNFRYPLRLTSTNGIVKRKLCSTKPPGKETACDDAEEENNRAIRDESGNLNKKTSDAHNKNKIHSKEAAIGKIFAIIGPVVDVIFEENVPDVMNAMLVPEYPNGKLVLEVFHHLGNGIVRSVAMDSTEGLRRGQKVIDTGYPIRVPVGKSCLGRILNVVGDPIDERGPIKSDYHSFIHADPPEMIELNVNPTLLETGIKVIDLLAPYVKGGKIGLFGGAGVGKTVLIMELINNVAKKHGGYSVFVGAGERTREGNDLYMEMIESKVISIEDDSSKVALVYGQMNEPPGARSRVVLTGLTIAEYFRDIDGQDVLLFIDNIFRFTQAGAEVSALLGRIPSAVGYQPTLGTDMGSMQERITSTTNGSITSVQAVYVPADDLTDPAPAATFAHLDATTVLSRATAELGIYPAVDPLDSTSRIMDPAIVGEEHYNVARGVQKTLQSYKSLQDIIAILGMDELSEDDKLIVARARKIQRFLSQPFQVAEVFTGHPGIMVPIEKTVEGFKSILNGEMDDLPEIAFYMVGDINDSIAKAKNLAMSMSIEK; this is encoded by the exons ATGTTTAATGAAAAGATAACAGCTTTCAAGTTTTCGGATTTACGAATAACACAAGCAAGAAACTTTCGTTACCCCTTAAGACTTACTTCCACCAACGGTATCGTAAAAAGGAAATTGTGTTCAACCA AGCCACCTGGTAAAGAAACGGCATGCGATGAtgcagaagaagaaaataatcgAGCTATTCGGGATGAATCGGGAAATCTCAATAAGAAAACCAGTGAtgcacataataaaaataaaatacattccAAAGAAGCGgctattggaaaaatttttgctATAATAGGTCCCGTAGTGGATgtgatttttgaagaaaatgtaCCAGATGTTATGAATGCAATGCTTGTACCAGAATATCCAAATGGGAAATTAGTTCTGGAA GTTTTTCATCATCTTGGTAATGGTATTGTGCGTTCCGTAGCAATGGATAGCACAGAGGGTCTACGTAGGGGACAAAAAGTTATAGATACTGGATATCCAATCAGAGTGCCTGTAGGAAAGTCATGTTTAGGTCGGATTTTGAATGTTGTTGGAGATCCCATTGATGAACGCGGTCCCATCAAATCAGATTATCATTCCTTCATACATGCAGATCCGCCGGAAATGATTGAATTGAATGTGAACCCCACATTACTTGAAACTGGAATAAAG GTAATTGATCTCTTGGCACCATATGTAAAAGGAGGGAAAATTGGCCTCTTTGGGGGCGCCGGCGTTGGTAAAACGGTTCTTATAATGGAACTAAtcaacaatgttgctaaaaaACATGGAGGTTATTCCGTCTTTGTCGGAGCTGGTGAACGAACTCGAGAAGGAAATGATCTATATATGGAAATGATTGAATCTAAAGTAATTTCAATAGAAGATGATAGTTCCAAAGTAGCTTTGGTATATGGTCAAATGAATGAGCCCCCTGGCGCACGCTCACGCGTTGTATTAACTGGTCTAACAATAGCCGAGTACTTCCGTGATATTGATGGTCAGGATGTTCTATTATTTATTGACAATATATTTCGTTTTACTCAAGCGGGGGCTGAGGTATCCGCATTGTTGGGACGCATACCGTCTGCAGTTGGCTACCAGCCCACTCTAGGTACAGACATGG gTTCAATGCAAGAGCGTATTACGAGCACAACGAATGGTTCCATAACTTCAGTACAAGCAGTTTATGTGCCAGCTGACGATCTTACTGACCCAGCACCTGCCGCCACCTTTGCGCATTTAGATGCTACCACCGTATTGTCACGTGCTACTGCCGAATTGGGCATATATCCAGCCGTGGATCCTTTAGATTCGACATCGCGCATAATGGACCCAGCCATTGTAGGCGAAGAGCACTATAATGTAGCTAGAGGAGTACAAAAGACTCTTCAATCCTATAAATCACTTCAG GACATCATTGCAATTCTTGGTATGGACGAACTTTCAGAAGATGACAAATTAATAGTAGCACGCGCTCGAAAAATTCAGCGGTTTCTTTCGCAACCTTTTCAAGTAGCTGAAGTATTTACTGGTCATCCTGGAATTATGGTTCCAATTGAAAAGACAGTAGAAGGTTTTAAAAGTATTCTAAATGGTGAAATGGATGACTTACCTGAAATTGCATTCTATATGGTTGGCGATATAAATGATTCTATCGCTAAAGCCAAAAATTTAGCAATGTCTATGTCGATAGAGAAATAA